A window from Clupea harengus chromosome 14, Ch_v2.0.2, whole genome shotgun sequence encodes these proteins:
- the reep1 gene encoding receptor expression-enhancing protein 1 isoform X2, translating to MVSWIISRLVVLVFGTLYPAYSSYKAVKSKDVREYVKWMMYWIIFALFTTAEVLTDIFLYWVPFYYELKIAFVVWLLSPYTKGSSVLYRKFVHPTLSSKEKDIDEYLNQAKDKSYDTLVHYGRKGLNVAATAAVMAASKGQGVLSDRLRSFSMQDLASLQAEGGVQPPGPAQPGPGQSRTRATMRSKSESGYTKGLGQEFDEPDFELLSLEQNDPAEPPYPQSPSPPPPSPPARPRPDPPTPTQPLPPELAEEATSDPHAPSDPTYRQPPPRPLRPITRSRSKSSLSGGEVM from the exons ATGGTCTCGTGGATAATCTCCAGACTTGTTGt gctCGTATTTGGGACACTGTACCCCGCGTACTCCTCCTACAAAGCAGTGAAATCAAAGGATGTAAGAGAATAT GTGAAATGGATGATGTACTGGATTATATTTGCCCTTTTCACAACAGCTGAAGTCCTCACAGACATCTTCCTAtactg gGTCCCCTTCTACTACGAGCTGAAGATTGCGTTCGTGGTGTGGCTGCTCTCGCCCTACACCAAGGGCTCCAGTGTGCTCTACCGCAAGTTCgtccaccccaccctctcctccaaaGAGaag GACATTGATGAATACTTGAACCAAGCGAAGGACAAGAGCTACGACACGCTGGTGCATTATGGGAGGAAAGGGCTGAACGTGGCAGCGACCGCAGCGGTAATGGCCGCCTCGAAG ggcCAGGGGGTTCTGTCGGACCGCCTGCGGAGCTTCAGTATGCAGGACCTCGCCTCTCTCCAGGCCGAGGGGGGGGTGCAGCCTCCCGGCCCCGCCCAGCCAGGCCCCGGCCAATCACGGACACGTGCTACGATGCGCAGCAAATCGGAATCAGGCTACACCAAGG GGTTGGGCCAGGAGTTTGATGAGCCTGACTTTGAGCTCTTGAGTTTGGAGCAGAATGACCCTGCAGAGCCACCATACCCACAAAGTCCCAGTCCTCCCCCACCGTCTCCACCTGCCCGACCCCGACCTGACCCCCCGACCCCCACTCAGCCCCTCCCCCCTGAGCTGGCGGAGGAggcgacctctgaccctcacgCTCCCTCTGACCCCACCTACCGGCAG
- the reep1 gene encoding receptor expression-enhancing protein 1 isoform X1, with protein sequence MVSWIISRLVVLVFGTLYPAYSSYKAVKSKDVREYVKWMMYWIIFALFTTAEVLTDIFLYWVPFYYELKIAFVVWLLSPYTKGSSVLYRKFVHPTLSSKEKDIDEYLNQAKDKSYDTLVHYGRKGLNVAATAAVMAASKGQGVLSDRLRSFSMQDLASLQAEGGVQPPGPAQPGPGQSRTRATMRSKSESGYTKGLGQEFDEPDFELLSLEQNDPAEPPYPQSPSPPPPSPPARPRPDPPTPTQPLPPELAEEATSDPHAPSDPTYRQVKRRAPEPPPRPLRPITRSRSKSSLSGGEVM encoded by the exons ATGGTCTCGTGGATAATCTCCAGACTTGTTGt gctCGTATTTGGGACACTGTACCCCGCGTACTCCTCCTACAAAGCAGTGAAATCAAAGGATGTAAGAGAATAT GTGAAATGGATGATGTACTGGATTATATTTGCCCTTTTCACAACAGCTGAAGTCCTCACAGACATCTTCCTAtactg gGTCCCCTTCTACTACGAGCTGAAGATTGCGTTCGTGGTGTGGCTGCTCTCGCCCTACACCAAGGGCTCCAGTGTGCTCTACCGCAAGTTCgtccaccccaccctctcctccaaaGAGaag GACATTGATGAATACTTGAACCAAGCGAAGGACAAGAGCTACGACACGCTGGTGCATTATGGGAGGAAAGGGCTGAACGTGGCAGCGACCGCAGCGGTAATGGCCGCCTCGAAG ggcCAGGGGGTTCTGTCGGACCGCCTGCGGAGCTTCAGTATGCAGGACCTCGCCTCTCTCCAGGCCGAGGGGGGGGTGCAGCCTCCCGGCCCCGCCCAGCCAGGCCCCGGCCAATCACGGACACGTGCTACGATGCGCAGCAAATCGGAATCAGGCTACACCAAGG GGTTGGGCCAGGAGTTTGATGAGCCTGACTTTGAGCTCTTGAGTTTGGAGCAGAATGACCCTGCAGAGCCACCATACCCACAAAGTCCCAGTCCTCCCCCACCGTCTCCACCTGCCCGACCCCGACCTGACCCCCCGACCCCCACTCAGCCCCTCCCCCCTGAGCTGGCGGAGGAggcgacctctgaccctcacgCTCCCTCTGACCCCACCTACCGGCAGGTGAAGAGACGTGCCCCAGAG